The genomic stretch CCTCGAATTCCCGGTGATCAGCGCCACCTGCCAGCGCACCAGCGACCAAATGGTCGACGCGCGTCCCCCTGCGGCACGCTCGGGCGGCTGAACCGCTGGAACCGCGCCGCATTCTACGATAGTTTCGCGCCTGCAACAAATTTGCGGGGGCGAAGATGCAGAGGCTGCTGGCAATCGTCGCGGGGCTGGTCGTCGCGATGGCGACGATCCTGGGAATCGAACTTCTGGCCCATCTGCTATGGCCCCTCCCGCTTCCCGATCTGGCGGACACGCCGGCGGTCGCGGCGTTCCTTGCCGAGGCTCCGGGTGGCGCGCAGACGATGCTGATCGGCGCGTGGTTCGCGGGCGCCTTGCTGGGCGGCACCACGGCGTTCCGCGTCGCGGACTGGCCCGCGGCGGGATGGATCGTGGCGTTTCTCGTCGCGGCGGGCGGGCTGGCGAACGTGCTGCTGCTTCCGTACCCGCTCTGGATGCAGATCGCCGCAGTGGCGGCACCTCTGGTCGGCGGCATCGTCGTGTCGGGCGTGACGCGCCCCGCCTAATCCGCGCGCGGCCGCGTCCACAGATGCGCAGGGCGGGGTGCCGCGCGATACAGGTCGCGGCGGCGCACCGCCTGGCCCAGCGCACGCGCGATCCAGCCGAGCTTGGCGGCCTTGCCCGTCGAGACGCGCCTGTCCCACGCCCGCGCGCCCCTGGCCGCCACCGCGCGCGCGATGTCGCCATAGATCCCCGCCGCCGCCAGCACTGCCCAGGCCGATCGCAGCCCCAGCGCCGGCGTCCCGCCGCGCGCGCTCGCCTCATATTCCTCGGCGCGCCCCGCCAGCCGCGTCGCCAGCATCGCCAGCTTGGTCGGATCGGCCATCACCGCGCCGCGATCGATCTCGGCATCGGCCAGCCAGTCGCCGGGCAGATAGCATCGCCCAGCGCCCGCATCCTCGCCGATGTCGCGCGCGATATTGGCAAGCTGGAACGCCAGCCCCAGGTCGCATGCGCGGTCGAGCACCGCCGCGTCGCGCGGGTTCACTCCCATCGCGACTGCCATCATGCAGCCGACTGCGCCCGCGACATGATAGCAATATTGCAGCAGCCCGGCCTCGTCCTCAGGCTGCCATCCCGCCGCGTCGAGCGCGAAGCCCTCGACCACATCCCATACCAGCCGGTGCGGCATCCCGGTCTCGGCGACGACGATGCGCAGCGCGTCGAACGCCGCGTCGCCCACCCATTCGCCGTCCAGCGCCGCCTGCGTCCGCACCCGGATCGCGTCGAGCCGCGCCTGCGGATCGGCCACTGCCGCCATGCCGTGCCCATCCTCCTGCCCATCGGCGAGATCGTCGCACGCGCGGCACCACGCATAGAGCAGCCACGCCCGCTCGCGCTCGCGCCGCGCAAACAAGCGGCTCGCCGCGGCGAAGCTCTTCGATCCGCGCCCGATCGATTCGCCCGCGGTGGCGACGATCGCCTCGCGCGTCGGCATCGGATGCGCGGCGTGGCTCACAGGTCTTCGCGCTGCATGCGGATGATCGGCACGGTCGGCTCGAAAGTCGCCATCCGCTCGATCAGCCGGGGCAGGTCGTCGTCGGTCAGCAATATCCCCTG from Sphingomonas hengshuiensis encodes the following:
- a CDS encoding phytoene/squalene synthase family protein codes for the protein MPTREAIVATAGESIGRGSKSFAAASRLFARRERERAWLLYAWCRACDDLADGQEDGHGMAAVADPQARLDAIRVRTQAALDGEWVGDAAFDALRIVVAETGMPHRLVWDVVEGFALDAAGWQPEDEAGLLQYCYHVAGAVGCMMAVAMGVNPRDAAVLDRACDLGLAFQLANIARDIGEDAGAGRCYLPGDWLADAEIDRGAVMADPTKLAMLATRLAGRAEEYEASARGGTPALGLRSAWAVLAAAGIYGDIARAVAARGARAWDRRVSTGKAAKLGWIARALGQAVRRRDLYRAAPRPAHLWTRPRAD